A single window of uncultured Methanospirillum sp. DNA harbors:
- a CDS encoding PadR family transcriptional regulator — protein sequence MNAQFKKGVLEMCVLVLLGEKDRYGYELVQDISHRFEISEGSIYPLLRRLRDEGNVVTYLQESAEGPARKYYSLTAKGGIIRDELVAEWQEFIVAVNALLEGVSHAEG from the coding sequence ATGAACGCGCAATTTAAGAAAGGCGTTCTGGAGATGTGTGTGCTGGTGTTACTTGGTGAAAAAGATCGGTATGGATATGAACTGGTCCAGGATATCTCGCATCGGTTCGAGATATCAGAAGGGAGTATTTATCCGCTGCTCAGGCGCCTTCGAGACGAGGGAAATGTGGTTACATACCTTCAGGAGTCTGCAGAAGGTCCGGCACGGAAGTATTACTCTCTCACAGCAAAGGGCGGGATAATCAGAGATGAACTTGTTGCCGAATGGCAGGAGTTCATCGTGGCAGTTAACGCCCTGCTAGAAGGGGTGAGTCATGCAGAAGGATGA
- a CDS encoding chemotaxis protein CheC, whose amino-acid sequence MTSEVSTDGSILLSKEQSEEIWELGNAGAQNAAAALSTLLNQKVTIRLPSILVVNLSNLQEHIDDTIAAMVIFQIKGQVSAGGSLVLHVPKPSILRLSQIMLGQPEDDREIDEMDQSMLHEIGNIMMSSYLDACATLLSIILLPSPPSMAIDMAHAVLESIIATHEVEDNADQVLFFKTEMRCAEQEIDAELFLLPSRALLKELLDRFRKVRAENTG is encoded by the coding sequence ATGACCTCAGAAGTATCAACTGACGGAAGTATCCTTCTTTCAAAAGAGCAATCAGAAGAGATATGGGAACTTGGGAATGCAGGAGCACAGAATGCGGCTGCAGCACTCTCAACCCTGCTGAACCAGAAGGTGACCATCAGACTCCCATCAATCCTGGTGGTGAACCTGAGCAACCTCCAGGAACATATTGATGACACCATCGCAGCGATGGTCATCTTTCAGATAAAAGGTCAGGTCTCTGCAGGAGGGTCATTGGTTCTGCATGTACCTAAACCGTCGATACTCAGACTCTCCCAGATCATGCTTGGCCAGCCAGAAGACGACCGGGAGATCGACGAGATGGACCAGAGCATGCTTCATGAGATCGGCAACATCATGATGTCATCATACCTTGATGCCTGTGCAACCCTGCTCTCTATCATACTGCTTCCATCACCGCCATCCATGGCCATCGATATGGCTCATGCTGTCCTTGAATCGATCATTGCTACCCATGAGGTCGAAGACAACGCAGATCAGGTTCTCTTCTTCAAAACCGAGATGAGGTGTGCGGAACAGGAGATCGATGCAGAACTGTTCCTGCTTCCGAGCAGGGCTCTCCTGAAAGAACTCCTGGATCGGTTCAGAAAAGTCAGGGCAGAAAATACGGGATAA
- a CDS encoding DUF4013 domain-containing protein produces MDIGSAIRDSVDYTKESVWQQWKRWILLTIMSIIFPLIMGYTLEIYRGRTPPPEVENYGKLFVNGLKYLVAVCVYFIPVLIVTVVSFMAIGVSMFSKIAEGGEFHFNIHDLAPYILPIIGSGLLVFILGIITVLISSIGIIRMARTETFMEAFNFSAILQTIRGIGWGSYLLASVVLWVISFVMGIAFNLITEIPYLGFIIMFFVSVVFTIFEARYLTLVYESGNQ; encoded by the coding sequence ATGGATATTGGATCAGCAATTCGGGACTCAGTCGATTATACGAAAGAGTCGGTATGGCAGCAGTGGAAACGGTGGATTCTTCTTACCATTATGTCGATCATCTTCCCACTCATTATGGGATACACGTTGGAGATCTACCGGGGAAGGACTCCTCCACCAGAGGTTGAGAACTATGGAAAACTCTTTGTGAATGGTCTGAAGTACCTCGTGGCAGTATGTGTGTATTTTATTCCTGTTCTCATTGTTACGGTCGTTTCATTCATGGCCATTGGCGTGAGTATGTTCTCCAAGATTGCTGAAGGTGGTGAATTCCATTTCAATATTCACGATCTTGCACCTTACATCCTCCCGATAATCGGGAGTGGGCTTTTGGTATTCATCCTGGGAATTATTACCGTTCTTATCTCATCCATTGGTATCATACGGATGGCACGAACAGAAACTTTCATGGAAGCATTCAATTTCTCAGCAATTCTGCAGACCATTCGTGGGATTGGATGGGGTTCATACCTTCTTGCTTCAGTTGTTCTCTGGGTCATAAGTTTTGTTATGGGCATTGCCTTCAATCTCATCACAGAAATTCCATATCTCGGTTTTATCATCATGTTCTTTGTCTCAGTTGTCTTCACCATCTTTGAAGCACGGTACCTGACTCTCGTGTACGAGAGTGGCAACCAGTAA
- a CDS encoding FtsX-like permease family protein, with the protein MSLQHLKVSFFLAVRGLLRGSRGSLYLSILIIAMVFTNMIFMSSIIMGAIKNSERSIIEYQTGNILVEPKDNEQYIEDVSSLLDKLNRIPGVIRASAHYSMGATLKNEGNRVGGTVTAVRPDDERMVTGTWKKMKEGEYLSDGETGEVIIGIQTSGHKDKNEDLGDTLGYVRTGDPVTIEFTNGVTKEYRVKGIFETRSYQADMEVFVTWNEMENVLGHPIEDSTGLIIKTTPDLPEAQVKQTILRFGVQEKVKTWQDLLEEAFGRAIQSFSIINSVTVIVSLVIAIVVLFIVIMIKTLNSRRQIGVLKALGVEKSIIINNYLFQVLLLTTAGTILGICIVEGMVGLLTLYPIKFPDGDVTPYVTTMDLVTNTILLFIAAAIAGYIPAWRVASEDIMTAMRA; encoded by the coding sequence ATGAGCCTGCAGCACCTGAAGGTATCATTCTTCCTCGCTGTCAGGGGACTATTACGGGGGAGCAGAGGCAGTCTCTATCTCTCCATCCTCATCATCGCCATGGTCTTCACCAACATGATCTTCATGTCCTCGATCATCATGGGGGCCATCAAGAACTCAGAACGCTCAATCATCGAGTACCAGACCGGCAACATCCTCGTCGAACCAAAGGATAATGAGCAGTACATCGAGGATGTGAGTAGTCTTCTCGATAAACTGAACAGGATTCCGGGCGTCATCAGGGCTTCAGCTCATTATTCGATGGGAGCGACGCTGAAAAATGAGGGTAACCGGGTCGGAGGAACTGTTACGGCCGTTCGTCCTGATGATGAACGTATGGTCACCGGTACCTGGAAGAAGATGAAAGAGGGAGAGTATCTCTCTGACGGCGAGACAGGAGAGGTGATCATCGGCATCCAGACATCAGGCCACAAAGACAAGAACGAGGATTTGGGTGATACCCTGGGATATGTCAGAACGGGAGATCCGGTCACAATCGAGTTCACAAACGGCGTTACCAAAGAGTACAGGGTAAAAGGTATATTTGAGACCCGCTCCTACCAGGCAGACATGGAGGTTTTTGTCACCTGGAACGAGATGGAGAATGTACTTGGTCATCCGATTGAAGACTCCACCGGACTTATCATAAAAACTACACCAGATCTTCCGGAAGCACAGGTGAAACAGACGATCCTCAGGTTCGGTGTCCAGGAGAAGGTAAAAACCTGGCAGGATCTTCTTGAAGAAGCCTTCGGCAGGGCGATTCAGAGTTTCTCTATCATCAACAGCGTGACCGTCATTGTCAGTCTTGTCATTGCTATCGTGGTTCTCTTTATCGTCATCATGATCAAGACCCTGAACAGCCGACGCCAGATCGGTGTTCTCAAGGCACTCGGTGTTGAGAAGAGTATCATCATCAACAACTACCTCTTCCAGGTTCTCCTGCTCACAACTGCCGGTACCATCCTTGGAATCTGCATTGTTGAGGGAATGGTAGGACTTCTCACATTGTATCCGATCAAGTTCCCGGATGGTGATGTAACTCCCTACGTCACAACAATGGATCTCGTAACGAATACGATTCTGCTCTTTATCGCAGCGGCTATTGCCGGATATATACCTGCCTGGAGGGTTGCAAGTGAGGACATCATGACTGCAATGCGGGCCTGA
- a CDS encoding toast rack family protein, with the protein MNTGIRVPPLRQIIIWLLIISVVSFAIGAIIAGLEGNSYRSKYQSTVTPVEIESGTINHAIVALEMDSGSINLSEDQFTSLISGNISGVHAQKGPDISYTSMDEVGHLSMKQESSMWLDPISKEDHWNLALGQKVPTSLSIMMNTGDLRIQPGDANLTDLSIKQSTGDLTLDLSEWKGTHLMGSIDEGIGSMTILLPADASIATHVENGIGSRSILGLEGEKGTYYHTVQDRQSPVISLSVNQGIGDLTMKVVHES; encoded by the coding sequence ATGAACACTGGAATCAGAGTTCCACCACTCAGGCAGATTATCATCTGGCTGCTCATCATATCAGTAGTATCCTTCGCTATCGGAGCGATTATCGCAGGTCTTGAAGGAAATTCTTACAGATCAAAATACCAATCCACTGTTACTCCGGTTGAAATTGAATCGGGAACGATCAATCATGCAATCGTAGCCTTGGAGATGGACTCCGGGAGCATCAACCTCTCTGAAGATCAATTTACCAGTCTCATATCAGGGAACATATCAGGAGTGCATGCCCAGAAAGGACCTGATATCTCATACACATCCATGGATGAGGTCGGCCATCTAAGCATGAAACAGGAGTCATCTATGTGGCTCGATCCCATATCAAAAGAGGATCACTGGAATCTTGCCCTTGGGCAGAAGGTACCAACTTCACTCTCGATCATGATGAATACAGGGGATCTTCGAATACAGCCAGGAGATGCGAATCTAACCGACCTTTCGATCAAACAGAGTACCGGGGATCTCACCCTCGATCTCTCTGAATGGAAAGGGACCCACCTTATGGGATCCATCGATGAAGGGATAGGGAGTATGACAATTCTTCTTCCGGCAGATGCCTCAATTGCAACTCATGTTGAGAACGGTATCGGGAGCAGAAGCATATTAGGGCTTGAAGGAGAGAAAGGCACGTATTACCATACCGTTCAGGATCGTCAGTCACCGGTGATCTCACTTTCTGTAAACCAGGGAATCGGAGATCTCACCATGAAGGTAGTACATGAATCCTGA
- a CDS encoding DUF1700 domain-containing protein, with the protein MQKDEYLSQLRQAIRALPEDEREEILADYDEHFRMGITEGRTEAEIASALGDPRSIGKEYAAVSLVNRAEESPSARGIGRAVLATVGLGLFNLFVVFLPFLILVFMIVLILIIGFSIACAGPFLAGYAVLILIGVLPMQLDTPPLAAVFFGIGLTSAGLLMIALDYWLTRICYRQTIRYLRWNIEVISGKETL; encoded by the coding sequence ATGCAGAAGGATGAGTACTTATCACAACTCAGGCAGGCGATACGAGCCCTCCCCGAGGATGAACGGGAAGAGATCCTTGCAGATTATGATGAACACTTCAGGATGGGGATCACGGAAGGGAGAACCGAAGCAGAGATAGCATCGGCACTCGGGGATCCCAGATCAATTGGAAAAGAGTACGCAGCAGTCTCTCTTGTAAACCGTGCCGAAGAAAGTCCGTCAGCCAGAGGTATTGGCAGGGCTGTTCTTGCAACAGTTGGTCTCGGGCTGTTCAACCTGTTTGTGGTATTTCTCCCGTTCCTGATCCTTGTATTCATGATTGTACTCATCCTGATCATTGGATTCTCAATCGCATGTGCCGGGCCATTTCTGGCAGGATATGCTGTCCTGATCCTTATCGGGGTTCTGCCTATGCAACTGGATACACCACCTCTGGCAGCAGTATTCTTTGGGATTGGGCTTACTTCAGCAGGCCTTCTCATGATCGCACTTGATTATTGGTTGACAAGGATCTGCTACCGCCAGACGATCAGATACCTTCGGTGGAATATTGAAGTAATTTCAGGGAAGGAGACGTTATGA